A region from the Lutra lutra chromosome 1, mLutLut1.2, whole genome shotgun sequence genome encodes:
- the ANGPTL4 gene encoding angiopoietin-related protein 4 — MRRAPTASAALVLCAATAGLLSAQGRPAPPPEPPRFASWDEVNVLAHGLLQLGHGLREHVERTRGQLGALERRLSACGAACKDSGGSAATPRAPEGPGPSGEAVPDTLRSLQTQLKTQNSRIEQLVHKVAQQQRHLEKQHLKIQNLQSQVGLLAPTHLDHGVTKPARKKRLPKTVQLGGPAHNISHLRRLPKDCQELFDEGERQSGLFQIQPQESPPFLVNCKMTSDGGWTVIQRRQDGSVDFNQPWEAYKAGFGDPQGEFWLGLEKVHRILGDRGSRLAVQLHDWEGNAESLQFPVHLGGEDTAYSLQLTAPVASKLGATTVAPSGLSLPFSTWDQDHDLRGDKNCAKSLSGGWWFGTCGHSNLNGQYFHSIPHQRQRRKKGIFWKTWRGRYYPLQATTMLIQPTETEAAS, encoded by the exons ATGCGCCGCGCTCCGACGGCTTCGGCAGCCCTCGTGCTGTGTGCGGCCACCGCCGGGCTGCTGAGCGCGCAGGGCCGCCCCGCGCCCCCTCCCGAGCCGCCGCGCTTCGCGTCCTGGGACGAGGTGAACGTGCTGGCGCACGGGCTCCTACAGCTCGGCCACGGGCTGCGCGAGCACGTGGAGCGCACCCGGGGGCAGCTGGGCGCGCTGGAGCGGCGTCTGAGCGCCTGCGGAGCAGCTTGCAAGGACTCCGGGGGGTCCGCCGCGACCCCGCGCGCGCCCGAGGGTCCGGGCCCCAGTGGCGAAGCTGTCCCCGACACTCTCCGCAGCCTGCAG ACTCAGCTCAAGACTCAGAACAGCAGGATTGAGCAACTCGTCCACAAGGTAGCCCAGCAGCAGAGGCACCTGGAGAAGCAGCACCTGAAAATACAGAATCTGCAAAGCCAG GTGGGTCTCCTGGCCCCCACGCACCTGGACCATGGGGTGACCAAGCCTGCCAGGAAGAAGAGGCTCCCCAAGACGGTGCAGCTCGGGGGCCCTGCTCACAATATCAGCCACCTGCGCA GGCTGCCCAAGGACTGCCAAGAGCTGTTTGacgagggagagaggcagagtggaCTGTTCCAGATCCAGCCTCAGGAGTCCCCGCCCTTCCTGGTTAACTGCAAGATGACCTCGG ATGGAGGCTGGACTGTAATTCAGAGACGCCAGGATGGCTCTGTGGACTTTAACCAGCCCTGGGAAGCCTACAAGGCTGGCTTTGGAGACCCCCAAG GTGAGTTCTGGCTGGGCTTGGAGAAGGTGCACCGCATCCTGGGGGACCGCGGCAGCCGCCTGGCCGTGCAGCTGCATGACTGGGAGGGCAACGCCGAGTCGCTGCAGTTCCCCGTCCACCTGGGCGGTGAGGACACCGCCTATAGCCTGCAGCTTACAGCTCCCGTGGCCAGTAAATTGGGGGCCACCACTGTGGCGCCCAGtggcctctctctgcccttctccacttGGGATCAGGACCACGACCTCCGTGGGGACAAGAACTGTGCCAAGAGCCTCTCTG GTGGCTGGTGGTTTGGCACCTGTGGCCATTCCAACCTCAATGGCCAGTACTTCCATTCCATCCCACACCAGCGGCAGCGGCGTAAGAAGGGCATCTTCTGGAAGACCTGGCGGGGCCGTTACTACCCACTACAGGCCACCACAATGCTGATCCAGCCCACAGAGACTGAAGCGGCCTCCTAG